The Vibrio agarivorans genome window below encodes:
- a CDS encoding TIGR04211 family SH3 domain-containing protein: MKKLIYLVLLAVTSVSTAFAQDHYIADKLFTYMHSGPGTEFRIIGSVNAGDKVQLTNTNRAAGYSEVVDSRGRKGWVESKFVTTQQSMAIRLPKVEKELAQANEALSNARSSADSEKAGLIDSLEARNQQLSELEETNTELNKQLTTSQTEIRELRARLDTQKEDLLLKYFMYGGGVAGLGLLFGLLLPHIMPRRKKSPAGWA, translated from the coding sequence GTGAAAAAGCTGATCTATCTGGTTTTACTAGCTGTAACGTCTGTTTCTACAGCTTTCGCTCAAGACCACTACATCGCAGATAAACTGTTTACGTACATGCACTCAGGCCCAGGTACCGAGTTTAGAATTATTGGCAGCGTTAACGCCGGTGATAAAGTTCAACTAACAAACACTAACCGTGCAGCAGGCTACAGTGAAGTTGTAGATAGCCGAGGCCGTAAAGGCTGGGTCGAAAGTAAGTTTGTTACGACTCAACAGAGCATGGCGATCCGACTACCTAAAGTAGAAAAAGAGCTTGCACAGGCGAACGAAGCCTTATCAAATGCTCGCTCATCGGCAGACAGTGAAAAAGCGGGGTTAATTGACTCACTAGAGGCACGCAATCAGCAACTGTCTGAGCTTGAAGAGACCAACACAGAACTGAACAAGCAGCTAACGACATCACAGACAGAGATTCGTGAGCTTCGCGCTCGTTTAGATACGCAAAAAGAAGACCTACTGCTTAAGTACTTCATGTATGGTGGCGGTGTTGCTGGTCTTGGCCTGTTGTTTGGCTTGCTCCTTCCACACATCATGCCACGTCGTAAAAAGTCTCCTGCAGGCTGGGCATAG
- a CDS encoding methyl-accepting chemotaxis protein, with protein MNKLSFKPWEKLITDARLVPKMIMLMVFSTVLLVAKQLWDASTFYQALLSATQDANLAQHHYEQYLVQVVWQTGVMIVIFISLLLFAARVMLRQTQYLSESIQTMAGKDLSQKIDMECKDEYGDVARELETTRFQLQDVIKTQISASQELISLTEVMTLSMAETKEAAQEEFNEIDQLATAMSEMSSTVQTVADHAQTASSLTESASGQAQRGQEFVGGTISKISELSNDIAQSAGAVNKVEERVAAISSVVGTIQGISEQTNLLALNAAIEAARAGEAGRGFAVVADEVRNLAQSTQKATIEIQDMITQLQDSANSAVELMEKSVVEAAESVDLVTNAGTELDGIVNQVSEINDMNFQIATAAGQQSGVAEEMNQNLTNVRELVDGSVTVMAELLETSELMQANATELDAKIASFKV; from the coding sequence ATGAATAAACTCAGTTTCAAACCTTGGGAAAAGCTCATCACTGATGCGCGACTCGTGCCGAAAATGATCATGTTGATGGTGTTCAGCACTGTATTGCTTGTGGCAAAACAGCTGTGGGATGCGAGCACCTTCTATCAAGCCCTTCTATCGGCGACTCAAGATGCCAATCTCGCTCAGCACCATTACGAGCAGTATCTTGTACAAGTGGTTTGGCAAACGGGCGTCATGATCGTTATCTTCATTTCTCTATTGCTATTTGCCGCTCGCGTTATGCTGCGCCAGACTCAATATTTGAGTGAGTCGATTCAGACTATGGCGGGTAAAGATCTTTCGCAAAAAATCGATATGGAGTGCAAAGACGAGTACGGTGATGTGGCTCGTGAACTCGAAACCACTCGTTTCCAATTACAGGATGTAATCAAAACACAAATTAGTGCTTCACAAGAGTTGATCTCACTCACTGAAGTGATGACGCTGAGCATGGCTGAGACGAAGGAAGCGGCACAAGAAGAGTTTAATGAGATAGATCAACTGGCCACGGCGATGAGCGAGATGAGCTCGACCGTTCAAACTGTGGCAGATCATGCTCAGACAGCCTCATCGTTGACGGAAAGTGCTTCAGGGCAAGCGCAACGCGGTCAAGAGTTTGTAGGTGGCACGATTTCCAAGATCAGTGAACTATCTAATGACATCGCCCAGTCAGCTGGCGCTGTGAATAAGGTCGAAGAGCGAGTCGCCGCTATTAGCAGCGTTGTCGGCACGATTCAGGGTATTTCAGAGCAAACTAACCTTCTTGCATTGAATGCAGCGATAGAAGCGGCGCGTGCGGGTGAAGCGGGTCGTGGTTTTGCTGTGGTAGCGGATGAAGTGCGTAACCTGGCTCAAAGTACCCAAAAAGCGACGATTGAAATTCAAGACATGATCACGCAGCTACAAGACAGCGCTAACAGTGCAGTAGAGCTAATGGAAAAAAGCGTGGTGGAAGCGGCAGAGAGTGTCGATTTGGTCACCAATGCCGGCACTGAGCTTGATGGTATCGTTAACCAAGTTAGCGAAATCAATGATATGAACTTCCAGATAGCGACCGCTGCCGGTCAGCAAAGTGGTGTAGCAGAAGAGATGAATCAAAACCTAACCAATGTCCGAGAGTTGGTTGATGGCTCTGTCACCGTGATGGCTGAGTTGCTTGAAACTTCTGAGCTCATGCAGGCGAATGCCACAGAGCTAGATGCCAAAATTGCTTCTTTTAAAGTTTAA
- the glnE gene encoding bifunctional [glutamate--ammonia ligase]-adenylyl-L-tyrosine phosphorylase/[glutamate--ammonia-ligase] adenylyltransferase: MTLPAIPQLPSALLTHSQSALETLVDKAWFQSWSEPMRSQLEYVAGLSQFIVDALVRDDELGALLPDMLQSPERASGYRERLAKLLENSVNEMGGHRVLRQFRNREMVYIAWRDFTQSWALEESLEHLSQLAESMIFETYRWQYDACCSEWGTPMNAQGEAQPMLIIGMGKLGGGELNFSSDIDLIFTYPENGETQGARRSIANAQFFTRLGQRIIKALDQQTFDGFCYRVDMRLRPFGESGPLVMSYAALEDYYQEQGRDWERYAMIKARVMGREMYPEYQELRKMLRPFVFRRYIDFSAIQSLRRMKSMISSEVRRRGLSNNIKLGAGGIREIEFIAQVFQLIRGGREPSLRGRGLLETLQAIDELDLLQCGEVAELQQAYAYLRRLENLLQAMADKQTQTLPDGDLEQLKLATAMGHENWDVLTQHTRQHMANVHKVFEALIGYDEEECGESIAKHFHELWDMADKDDVIDHILQQDLNIEEPESQRSVITRFKQDLAKKTLGPRGREVLNRLMPKVFEAIYQHPDAQFGLPRVLHLLHNIVTRTTYLELLDEHPAALVQLVRLCTASPMISEQLSRYPILLDELIDPQHLYHPIELDAYRSELRDYLARIPEDDMEQQMEALRQFKQICILKIAAADIAGVLPVMKVSDHLTYLAEAIVEAVVHQAWQQMAEKYGEPTHVKDREGKGFAVVGYGKVGGWELGYNSDLDIVFMHDCPVNVYTDGKKEIDGRQFYLRLAQRIIHIFSTRTASGILYEVDTRLRPSGASGLLVSPTDAFDEYQHQDAWTWEHQALVRARMIYGDAPLQQAFAATRHDILGLDRDPAKLRDDVVKMRIKMRDHLGGKKAGRFMLKQDQGGITDIEFLAQYLVLKESHATPKLTRWSDNVRIFESLMAQGVMEEVDAMAITQAYTTMRDQIHHRNLLNLDADVADDRFVGERQQVTRLWNQWLGEQ, from the coding sequence ATGACGTTGCCAGCTATACCACAGCTCCCTTCAGCTTTACTTACGCACTCACAAAGCGCATTAGAAACACTTGTTGATAAAGCATGGTTTCAATCATGGTCTGAGCCGATGCGCAGCCAACTCGAGTATGTCGCAGGGTTAAGTCAGTTTATCGTTGATGCTTTAGTCCGCGATGATGAACTTGGTGCCTTGCTTCCAGATATGCTGCAAAGCCCAGAGCGAGCTTCGGGTTATCGTGAGCGACTGGCCAAGCTATTGGAAAACAGTGTCAATGAGATGGGCGGGCATCGTGTACTTCGTCAGTTTAGAAACCGTGAGATGGTTTACATCGCATGGCGTGATTTCACTCAGAGCTGGGCGCTAGAAGAGAGCTTGGAACATCTTTCCCAATTGGCAGAGTCGATGATCTTTGAGACTTATCGTTGGCAATACGATGCTTGCTGCAGTGAGTGGGGCACCCCGATGAACGCGCAAGGCGAAGCACAACCGATGCTCATTATTGGCATGGGTAAGCTGGGTGGTGGTGAGCTGAATTTCTCTTCCGATATTGACTTAATCTTCACTTATCCTGAAAACGGCGAAACCCAAGGTGCACGTCGCTCCATAGCCAATGCCCAGTTCTTTACCCGTTTAGGGCAACGGATTATTAAAGCGCTCGATCAGCAGACCTTCGATGGTTTCTGTTACCGCGTAGATATGCGTCTACGACCGTTTGGTGAAAGTGGTCCTCTAGTAATGAGTTATGCCGCGCTGGAAGATTATTACCAAGAGCAGGGGCGTGACTGGGAACGCTATGCGATGATCAAAGCGCGAGTGATGGGGCGTGAGATGTACCCAGAGTATCAAGAGCTGCGTAAAATGCTGCGCCCATTTGTTTTCCGCCGTTATATCGATTTTAGTGCGATCCAATCACTGCGTCGTATGAAGTCGATGATCAGCAGTGAAGTGCGTCGTCGCGGCCTATCTAATAACATCAAGCTCGGTGCCGGTGGTATCCGTGAAATTGAGTTTATTGCACAGGTTTTCCAGTTGATTCGAGGTGGGCGAGAGCCAAGTTTGCGCGGCCGTGGTTTACTAGAAACACTGCAAGCCATTGATGAGCTAGACCTATTACAGTGTGGTGAGGTGGCAGAGCTGCAGCAGGCCTACGCTTATTTACGTCGCCTAGAAAACTTATTGCAAGCGATGGCGGACAAGCAAACGCAAACCTTACCTGACGGTGATTTGGAGCAGTTAAAACTTGCTACAGCCATGGGGCATGAAAACTGGGATGTCTTGACGCAACACACACGTCAGCACATGGCGAATGTTCACAAAGTGTTTGAAGCCTTAATCGGTTATGACGAAGAGGAGTGTGGCGAGTCGATAGCCAAGCACTTCCATGAATTGTGGGATATGGCCGATAAAGATGATGTGATTGATCATATATTGCAGCAAGACCTTAACATTGAAGAGCCAGAGTCTCAGCGCAGCGTAATCACCCGATTTAAGCAGGACTTAGCCAAGAAAACACTCGGACCACGTGGGCGCGAGGTACTCAACCGCTTGATGCCAAAAGTATTTGAAGCGATTTATCAGCATCCTGATGCGCAATTTGGTCTGCCACGAGTGCTGCACTTGCTACACAATATTGTGACTCGAACCACTTATCTTGAGCTTCTTGATGAGCATCCTGCTGCGTTAGTTCAGTTAGTTCGTTTGTGTACCGCAAGCCCGATGATTTCAGAGCAGTTGAGTCGCTATCCAATCTTGTTGGATGAGCTAATTGACCCGCAGCATTTGTATCACCCGATTGAGCTTGATGCGTACCGCAGCGAATTGCGCGACTATTTGGCCCGTATACCTGAAGACGATATGGAGCAGCAGATGGAAGCGCTGCGCCAGTTCAAACAGATCTGTATTTTGAAGATTGCGGCGGCAGATATCGCGGGCGTGCTTCCGGTAATGAAAGTGAGTGATCACTTAACCTATCTTGCTGAAGCGATCGTCGAAGCTGTTGTGCATCAAGCATGGCAGCAAATGGCTGAAAAGTATGGTGAACCAACCCACGTTAAAGATCGTGAGGGCAAAGGTTTTGCCGTTGTCGGCTACGGAAAAGTGGGTGGTTGGGAGCTGGGTTATAACTCTGACCTTGATATTGTCTTCATGCATGATTGCCCAGTGAATGTCTACACTGACGGTAAGAAAGAGATCGATGGGCGTCAGTTTTATCTGCGTCTGGCACAGAGAATCATTCATATATTTTCAACTCGTACTGCTTCAGGAATTCTATACGAAGTGGATACGCGCTTAAGGCCATCGGGCGCATCGGGCTTGTTAGTTAGTCCAACAGACGCGTTTGACGAGTACCAACATCAAGATGCATGGACATGGGAGCATCAAGCTTTAGTCAGAGCCCGCATGATTTATGGCGACGCGCCACTACAACAGGCATTTGCGGCAACGCGCCACGATATATTAGGTCTTGATCGTGACCCTGCTAAATTGAGAGATGACGTTGTAAAGATGCGCATCAAGATGCGTGATCACCTAGGGGGCAAGAAAGCCGGGCGCTTTATGTTGAAGCAAGACCAAGGCGGGATCACCGACATTGAATTTTTGGCGCAATATCTAGTCTTAAAAGAGAGCCATGCCACGCCGAAACTGACTCGTTGGTCCGATAATGTGCGAATCTTTGAATCGCTGATGGCGCAAGGGGTCATGGAAGAAGTGGACGCAATGGCGATCACACAAGCCTACACAACGATGCGCGATCAAATCCATCATCGCAACCTATTGAACCTTGATGCCGATGTTGCCGATGACCGTTTTGTCGGTGAGCGCCAACAAGTGACACGATTGTGGAACCAATGGCTTGGTGAGCAGTAA
- a CDS encoding inorganic triphosphatase — translation METEIELKFFVSSDFSDTLRAKLDETKVLQHSCRELGNTYFDTADNWLRRHDIGLRIRCFDGVFVQTVKTSGRVVAGLHQRPEFNAEHTSNKPELTLHPTEIWPEGRTVEEVQAQLIPIFSTNFTREQWLIGMPDGSQVEVAFDQGLVESGDKQEPICEVELELKSGQTEALFTLARAFSEDGGMRLGNMSKAAKGYRLAYGHESDEVVPLPLVNTQSSDSVETCLVNALEHALSHWHYHEQIYIERPSIEALHEIRHAISYIRQIFTVYGGVVPRRASALLRQELKWLEQELEWLDDYDCLEDLLEDKGHVLRKLDARKFIVEELKQVEAQLPEREESLTLLSSARYTGLLLDLSRWILTRGWQPFLDDKAREKMASNIVAFSGKQLDRTWAELVEAFPPEKELCRQEYIDQQYRLMRNLYTGVSFANLYDAEDRNRFRLPWADLMQGIVDLQMLKQLETFLDKLEGDELDQLKRWLQRQETSILHAMEQTRRISVDTQPYWRD, via the coding sequence ATGGAAACCGAGATAGAGTTGAAGTTTTTTGTTTCATCTGATTTTTCCGATACTTTGCGAGCAAAACTCGATGAAACCAAAGTACTTCAGCATAGCTGTCGAGAACTGGGAAATACCTACTTCGATACTGCGGATAACTGGCTACGTCGTCACGACATAGGCTTAAGAATTCGCTGCTTTGATGGTGTGTTCGTACAAACCGTCAAAACGTCAGGCCGTGTTGTTGCTGGCCTGCACCAGCGTCCTGAGTTCAACGCTGAACACACATCTAACAAACCTGAACTGACACTTCACCCTACAGAAATATGGCCAGAAGGCCGTACTGTAGAAGAGGTTCAAGCGCAGTTGATCCCGATTTTCTCAACCAATTTCACTCGTGAGCAGTGGCTTATTGGTATGCCAGATGGCAGCCAAGTGGAAGTGGCCTTTGACCAAGGTCTGGTTGAGTCTGGTGATAAACAAGAGCCGATTTGTGAGGTGGAGCTGGAGCTTAAGTCAGGCCAAACCGAAGCACTATTCACACTCGCTCGAGCATTCTCCGAAGATGGAGGTATGCGCCTTGGTAATATGAGCAAAGCAGCAAAAGGCTATCGCTTGGCGTATGGTCATGAAAGCGATGAGGTTGTACCACTGCCGCTCGTTAATACTCAATCGAGTGACAGTGTAGAAACCTGTTTAGTTAACGCGCTTGAGCATGCGCTATCTCATTGGCACTACCACGAGCAGATTTATATCGAGCGCCCTTCTATTGAAGCGCTGCATGAAATTCGTCATGCGATTAGCTACATTCGCCAAATCTTTACGGTGTACGGCGGTGTCGTACCACGTCGCGCAAGTGCACTGCTGCGCCAAGAGCTTAAGTGGCTTGAGCAAGAGCTTGAATGGCTAGATGACTATGACTGCCTTGAAGACCTGCTTGAAGACAAAGGCCATGTGCTGCGCAAACTCGATGCCCGCAAGTTTATTGTTGAAGAACTGAAACAGGTTGAAGCGCAATTGCCAGAGCGTGAAGAGAGTTTAACGTTACTCTCCTCTGCACGTTATACCGGTTTGTTGCTGGATTTGAGCCGCTGGATTTTGACCCGCGGTTGGCAGCCTTTCCTAGACGACAAAGCCCGCGAAAAAATGGCGAGTAATATTGTGGCCTTTTCGGGTAAACAACTCGATCGTACATGGGCTGAGCTGGTGGAAGCGTTCCCGCCGGAGAAAGAGCTATGTCGCCAAGAGTATATTGACCAACAGTATCGTTTGATGCGTAACCTTTATACCGGTGTCAGTTTTGCGAACTTATATGATGCAGAAGATCGTAACCGCTTCCGTCTTCCGTGGGCTGATTTGATGCAAGGTATCGTCGACTTACAAATGTTGAAACAACTCGAGACTTTCCTTGATAAGCTCGAGGGTGATGAACTGGATCAGTTAAAACGCTGGCTGCAGCGACAAGAGACCTCTATTTTGCACGCTATGGAGCAGACACGTCGCATCAGTGTCGACACGCAACCATATTGGCGTGATTAA
- a CDS encoding TIGR00153 family protein, with product MPVNTIMGLFAKSPIKPLQRHVVCVNECCSHLINFFEVSSKGDWEKASEIRAQISHLEKEADVLKREIRLKLPRGLFLPVDRTDMLELLTQQDKLANLAKDIAGRVYGRQLIIPEPMQQNFIAYVKRCLDAADQAQKVINELDELLETGFKGREVTLVAEMIHQLDVIEDDTDSMQIELRQQLMALEDSLSPIDAMFLYKILEWVGGIADQAQRVGARLELMLSRS from the coding sequence ATGCCAGTAAATACCATTATGGGGTTGTTCGCAAAGTCCCCTATTAAACCTTTGCAACGTCACGTTGTATGCGTGAATGAATGCTGCTCTCACTTAATCAACTTCTTTGAGGTTTCTTCAAAGGGTGATTGGGAAAAAGCATCTGAAATTCGTGCTCAAATCTCGCATCTTGAAAAAGAGGCGGATGTACTAAAGCGTGAGATCCGTTTGAAACTACCACGTGGATTGTTCTTGCCAGTCGATCGTACTGACATGCTTGAGCTTCTCACGCAGCAAGACAAACTAGCCAACCTTGCCAAAGATATTGCTGGCCGAGTTTACGGTCGCCAGCTCATCATTCCTGAACCTATGCAACAGAACTTCATCGCTTATGTTAAGCGCTGTCTCGATGCTGCTGATCAAGCTCAAAAAGTGATTAATGAGCTAGATGAACTGCTAGAAACCGGTTTTAAAGGCCGTGAAGTCACCCTCGTTGCAGAGATGATTCACCAATTAGACGTGATTGAAGATGACACTGACTCAATGCAGATTGAGTTGCGTCAACAACTGATGGCTCTCGAAGATAGCCTCAGCCCAATCGACGCTATGTTCCTCTATAAGATTTTAGAATGGGTGGGCGGAATCGCAGACCAAGCTCAACGTGTTGGAGCACGTCTAGAGCTTATGCTTTCTCGTTCATAA
- a CDS encoding inorganic phosphate transporter — translation MDILANYGTILILIAALFGFMMAVGIGANDVANAMGTSVGSKALTVKQAIIIAMIFEFAGAYLAGGEVTDTIRKGVIDTTLFADKPDVLVFGMLSALLAAGTWLLLASYMGWPVSTTHSIIGAIIGFACVSVGTEAVDWSSVQGIVGSWIVTPLISGFFAYLIFVSAQRLIFDTERPLMNAKRFVPVYMFITTIVIALVTIKKGLKHIGLHLSTGEAWIAAIAVSTLVMVGGYVYIQKKFANREDDHSFAGVEGIFSVLMVITACAMAFAHGSNDVANAIGPLSAVVSTVEHMGEITAKSRIAWWILPLGGVGIVVGLATLGHKVMATVGTGITELTPSRGFAAQLATASTVVLASGTGLPISTTQTLVGAVLGVGFARGIAALNLGVVRNIVASWIVTLPAGALLAVVFFYGIQAAFV, via the coding sequence ATGGATATCCTCGCTAACTACGGTACTATCCTAATTCTGATCGCAGCTCTCTTTGGTTTTATGATGGCTGTGGGTATCGGTGCAAATGACGTAGCGAACGCTATGGGCACCTCAGTTGGTTCAAAAGCACTGACTGTAAAACAAGCGATCATCATCGCGATGATCTTCGAGTTTGCCGGCGCTTACCTTGCCGGTGGTGAAGTAACTGATACCATCCGTAAGGGTGTTATTGATACCACACTATTTGCTGATAAGCCTGATGTGCTTGTGTTCGGCATGCTGTCTGCGCTTCTTGCTGCGGGTACTTGGCTGCTGCTTGCGTCATACATGGGTTGGCCGGTTTCAACCACTCACTCAATCATCGGTGCGATCATCGGTTTTGCTTGTGTATCCGTGGGTACAGAAGCGGTTGACTGGAGTAGTGTTCAAGGCATCGTTGGCAGCTGGATTGTTACCCCATTGATATCGGGCTTCTTTGCCTATCTTATCTTTGTCAGTGCACAACGTCTGATTTTTGATACTGAGCGCCCTCTGATGAATGCAAAGCGTTTTGTGCCTGTGTACATGTTCATCACGACGATCGTGATTGCCCTTGTTACTATCAAAAAAGGCCTAAAACACATCGGTCTGCACCTATCAACGGGTGAAGCTTGGATTGCAGCGATTGCTGTTTCAACTCTCGTGATGGTCGGTGGCTATGTTTACATTCAGAAGAAGTTTGCCAACCGTGAAGACGACCACAGCTTTGCTGGTGTTGAAGGCATCTTCTCTGTACTGATGGTTATCACTGCGTGTGCAATGGCATTTGCTCACGGCTCAAACGACGTAGCGAACGCGATTGGCCCTCTGTCGGCAGTAGTATCAACCGTAGAGCACATGGGCGAAATTACCGCTAAAAGCCGTATTGCATGGTGGATCCTTCCTCTGGGTGGTGTCGGTATCGTTGTGGGTCTAGCGACACTAGGCCACAAAGTAATGGCGACAGTAGGTACTGGTATTACTGAACTTACACCTAGCCGTGGTTTTGCCGCTCAGCTTGCTACTGCATCAACGGTTGTTCTAGCGTCTGGTACTGGCCTTCCAATCTCGACGACTCAAACACTAGTCGGTGCGGTTCTGGGTGTGGGTTTTGCTCGTGGCATCGCTGCGCTAAACCTTGGCGTTGTTCGTAACATCGTTGCGTCTTGGATTGTTACACTGCCTGCAGGTGCCCTGCTTGCCGTTGTCTTCTTCTATGGAATTCAAGCAGCATTTGTTTAA
- a CDS encoding ExeA family protein, which yields MYKEYFGFSEWPFSIVPNSRYLYLSQRHQEAIAYLKSGLTSGGGMAMLTGEVGTGKTTVAKSMLSNLDSATKAGLILNPTFSSIELLQAVCDEYAIEYAANASLKDLSQAIHHYLLANHAQGVQTLLVIDEAQHLAPDVLEQLRLITNLETESQKLLKVLLVGQPELQQKLQWPQLRQLAQRITGRYHLLPLDADETDAYIRFRLATAGGSVTLFSKKMVSVIARYTQGIPRLINLVCDESLKMAHHAGMPALTVNLVTQACESVMAYQMPSTHLQPSKAVNHGWKYAAALAIGCSIAYAALPNIERFTQQQLAQVIPVIDSEPQVEIVEQIALASEAKATISQGLTVEGALRDLYQTWGYRASMFDTLCLEESDSVMNCRMALGTIKDVIDINMPVVLTLRLDGQKRFAVLNQLTTESFVLLIDDKELTLPLEWLGQLWTGEYRYLWMSQFDETLRQGMQGESIEALNSKLAAVFGEQVESKRVFDDSLKRRVEAFQRWQGMAVDGIAGKQTLTRLDLMTQAQAPTLIVDQEVM from the coding sequence ATGTATAAAGAATATTTTGGCTTTTCGGAGTGGCCGTTTTCCATCGTCCCCAATTCTCGCTATCTCTATCTTAGTCAACGACACCAAGAAGCGATTGCCTATCTGAAATCCGGCCTGACATCGGGCGGCGGTATGGCGATGCTGACCGGTGAGGTGGGTACAGGGAAAACAACCGTGGCTAAGTCCATGTTATCCAACCTCGATAGTGCCACCAAGGCGGGATTAATCCTTAACCCAACCTTCTCGTCGATTGAGCTATTGCAAGCTGTGTGTGATGAATACGCGATAGAGTACGCCGCGAATGCAAGCCTGAAAGACCTCTCGCAAGCCATTCATCACTACTTATTGGCTAACCATGCACAAGGGGTTCAAACACTGCTTGTGATTGATGAGGCGCAGCACCTCGCGCCAGATGTGCTCGAACAACTTCGACTAATTACCAATTTAGAAACAGAGAGTCAAAAACTGCTGAAAGTTCTGCTGGTAGGGCAACCTGAACTGCAGCAAAAACTGCAGTGGCCACAGCTGCGCCAGTTGGCGCAACGCATCACTGGCCGTTACCATTTATTGCCGCTAGATGCCGATGAAACGGACGCGTATATCCGTTTTCGTTTAGCGACAGCGGGCGGTTCAGTGACTCTATTCTCAAAGAAAATGGTGAGTGTGATAGCTCGTTACACGCAAGGAATACCAAGGCTCATCAACCTCGTATGTGATGAGAGCTTAAAAATGGCACATCATGCAGGAATGCCAGCGTTAACCGTCAATCTTGTTACACAGGCTTGTGAATCGGTTATGGCTTATCAGATGCCAAGCACGCATTTGCAACCAAGCAAAGCCGTTAATCATGGCTGGAAATATGCAGCAGCATTGGCTATCGGATGCAGTATCGCGTATGCCGCACTACCGAATATAGAGCGTTTTACTCAGCAGCAATTAGCACAAGTGATACCAGTCATAGACAGTGAGCCTCAGGTTGAAATCGTCGAGCAGATAGCGCTCGCAAGTGAAGCGAAGGCGACGATTAGTCAAGGGCTTACGGTAGAGGGCGCGCTTCGAGATCTTTATCAAACATGGGGCTATCGTGCGTCTATGTTTGATACCTTATGTTTAGAAGAGTCTGATTCAGTGATGAATTGCCGCATGGCCTTGGGCACAATCAAAGATGTGATTGATATCAACATGCCAGTGGTATTGACCTTGCGCCTTGATGGGCAAAAGCGTTTTGCTGTTCTCAATCAATTAACGACAGAGTCATTTGTATTGCTAATCGATGATAAAGAGCTGACATTGCCGCTAGAGTGGCTTGGGCAACTGTGGACGGGTGAATATCGTTATCTGTGGATGAGTCAGTTTGATGAGACGTTGCGCCAGGGTATGCAAGGTGAGTCGATCGAGGCTCTGAACAGTAAATTAGCGGCAGTGTTCGGTGAGCAAGTGGAAAGTAAGCGTGTTTTTGATGACAGCCTAAAACGTCGTGTGGAAGCGTTTCAACGCTGGCAGGGGATGGCAGTCGATGGTATTGCGGGTAAGCAAACACTCACTCGCTTGGATCTTATGACCCAGGCTCAAGCGCCAACACTGATTGTTGATCAGGAGGTGATGTAA
- a CDS encoding general secretion pathway protein GspB, which translates to MSQVLNALQRSEQEHYTQASTSSYAPVQALATAPRFSWPLASFALLLPSLCSIAYFGAQYVQDYRVHSSLQSQQEVEVVQQIERIDVAYTLSQVAPLQALVSVPKKPAVAHHQSDSYSLLPETESNIPPVTSPSGAEVIADDPLANLDLSQLSPEIAQRLQSVMSQPSTTNEPTSNTSTQIATTPSQQRVIALAQNSNDYYGRLPAMNFQTHVYSRAEDKRWVKINDVEYMQGDELNGGVVLESIEPQSCVIRFEGERLRIPALYDWKG; encoded by the coding sequence ATGTCGCAAGTATTAAACGCCTTACAGCGTTCAGAGCAAGAGCACTACACACAGGCATCAACCTCGTCTTATGCGCCTGTTCAAGCTCTGGCAACGGCTCCGCGCTTTTCTTGGCCTCTTGCAAGCTTCGCGTTGTTGCTCCCGAGCTTATGCTCGATCGCTTACTTTGGCGCTCAATACGTTCAAGACTACCGTGTTCATAGTAGTCTTCAATCTCAGCAAGAGGTTGAGGTTGTCCAGCAGATAGAGCGTATTGATGTGGCATATACTCTTTCTCAGGTAGCACCTCTGCAAGCGCTCGTCAGCGTGCCTAAAAAACCTGCTGTTGCTCATCATCAAAGTGATTCATACAGTTTATTGCCAGAAACTGAATCGAATATACCACCAGTGACCTCGCCGAGTGGGGCGGAGGTTATTGCTGATGATCCGTTAGCTAACCTTGATTTGAGTCAGCTATCCCCAGAGATAGCTCAGCGCCTGCAGTCAGTGATGTCGCAGCCGTCAACCACAAATGAACCCACGTCAAACACCTCTACTCAGATAGCGACAACACCATCACAACAGCGTGTTATCGCTTTGGCGCAAAACAGTAACGATTATTATGGGCGATTGCCTGCAATGAATTTTCAAACCCATGTCTATTCACGCGCAGAGGATAAGCGCTGGGTTAAGATTAATGATGTTGAATACATGCAAGGGGATGAGTTGAATGGGGGCGTGGTGCTGGAAAGTATAGAGCCACAATCATGTGTGATTCGCTTCGAAGGTGAGCGCTTACGTATACCAGCCCTGTATGACTGGAAAGGCTAA